In Dehalococcoidia bacterium, a single window of DNA contains:
- a CDS encoding helix-turn-helix domain-containing protein, translated as MSGRRYAGQGCGQGNEAPFEPLASVFEAPPRAPRRDGLPEHTHYADTGCDLHPSCLSCPLARCRYDEPGGARAIAGRDRDEAILRARRQEGVTVEVLARRFGVSRRTVFRVLARAREEVR; from the coding sequence TTGAGCGGCCGCCGTTACGCCGGCCAGGGCTGCGGCCAGGGCAACGAGGCGCCGTTCGAGCCCCTGGCCTCAGTCTTCGAGGCGCCGCCGCGGGCGCCGCGGCGCGACGGGCTCCCGGAGCACACGCACTACGCCGACACCGGCTGCGACCTGCACCCCTCGTGCCTCAGCTGCCCCCTGGCGCGCTGCCGCTACGACGAGCCGGGCGGAGCGCGCGCCATCGCCGGCCGCGACCGGGACGAGGCGATCCTGCGGGCGCGGCGCCAGGAGGGCGTCACGGTCGAGGTCCTCGCCCGCCGCTTCGGTGTCTCCAGGCGCACGGTCTTCCGCGTCCTGGCCCGGGCGCGCGAGGAGGTGCGGTAA